The Streptomyces sp. DH-12 genome has a window encoding:
- the otnK gene encoding 3-oxo-tetronate kinase, whose translation MTLRIGCIADDFTGGTDVAAAFRRAGLRTALVFGTPDDTTALPADCDAAVVALKSRSTPADEAVADSLAAQRWLWSKGAAQVYFKYCSTFDSTPQGNIGPVTDALMDAAGAGVTLHCPASPPNGRTVYQGHLFVHDQLLSDSPLRHHPLNPMTDSALVRLLSAQTRHQVALIDWTTVRRGVEAVRDAVVAHQQAGVRHLIADALTDEDLAVLGAATLELPVVAGAAGLAEGLGHAYPAAGPATAEPWPRDGRAAVLAGSCSARTLEQIAQFYAAGLPSLHLDVLAAASDRDVTGEALAWYDGQDPDLPVLIYASASPEELAAVQAQLGVAEAAAQVEELLGTLATHLVERGVRRLLVAGGETSGAVTTALGVRAVLVGEEADPGVPWTYATTKSGDLALMLKSGNFGAPDLFTRALTEAE comes from the coding sequence ATGACCCTGCGCATCGGCTGCATAGCCGACGACTTCACCGGCGGCACCGATGTCGCCGCGGCCTTCCGGCGTGCCGGCCTGCGCACCGCCCTGGTCTTCGGCACCCCGGACGACACCACCGCGCTCCCGGCCGACTGCGATGCCGCCGTGGTCGCCCTCAAGTCGCGTTCGACGCCTGCCGACGAGGCCGTCGCCGACTCCCTCGCCGCCCAGCGCTGGCTGTGGTCCAAGGGCGCCGCGCAGGTGTACTTCAAGTACTGCTCGACCTTCGACTCCACCCCGCAGGGCAACATCGGTCCGGTCACCGACGCCCTGATGGACGCCGCCGGCGCCGGCGTCACCCTGCACTGCCCGGCCTCCCCTCCCAACGGCCGCACGGTCTACCAGGGCCACCTCTTCGTCCACGACCAGCTGCTGTCCGACTCACCGCTGCGCCACCACCCCCTCAACCCCATGACGGACTCCGCGCTGGTGCGCCTGCTGTCCGCGCAGACCCGCCACCAGGTGGCACTGATCGACTGGACCACCGTCCGCCGCGGAGTCGAAGCCGTCCGGGACGCCGTCGTAGCCCACCAGCAGGCCGGCGTCCGGCACCTCATCGCCGACGCCCTCACCGACGAGGACCTCGCCGTCCTGGGCGCCGCCACGCTCGAACTGCCGGTCGTCGCCGGGGCCGCCGGCCTCGCCGAAGGACTCGGACACGCCTACCCGGCCGCCGGTCCAGCCACCGCCGAACCCTGGCCGCGCGACGGGCGGGCGGCTGTCCTTGCCGGCAGCTGCTCGGCCCGCACCCTGGAACAGATCGCCCAGTTCTACGCCGCCGGTCTGCCCTCCCTCCACCTCGACGTCCTCGCCGCCGCCTCCGACCGCGACGTCACCGGCGAGGCCCTCGCCTGGTACGACGGACAGGACCCCGACCTGCCCGTCCTGATCTACGCCTCCGCGTCACCGGAGGAACTGGCTGCCGTGCAAGCCCAATTGGGCGTCGCCGAGGCAGCCGCGCAGGTCGAGGAACTGCTCGGCACCCTCGCCACTCACCTGGTCGAACGCGGCGTACGCCGTCTTCTGGTGGCCGGAGGGGAGACGTCAGGCGCCGTCACCACCGCCCTCGGTGTCCGCGCCGTCCTCGTCGGCGAGGAGGCCGACCCGGGTGTGCCCTGGACCTACGCCACCACCAAGAGCGGCGACCTCGCCCTCATGCTGAAGTCCGGCAACTTCGGCGCCCCCGACCTGTTCACCCGCGCCCTCACGGAGGCCGAGTGA
- the otnC gene encoding 3-oxo-tetronate 4-phosphate decarboxylase, with product MTAYADESAARTLIVRTARSLFTRGLTHGSTGNLSLRLADGTLLLTPTGSSLGTVEEAELSRTDLHGKHLDGPRPTKEAFLHAAFYRARPGAQAVVHLHSTHAAAVSCLDDVNPADALPPLTAYYAMRVGKLPLLPYHAPGDSSLEPLAERTARTHHALLLANHGPVIAGTSMEQAADAIEELEETAKLHLLLRGHATRPLTPEQAAALAPPSS from the coding sequence GTGACCGCCTACGCCGACGAGTCGGCCGCCCGGACGCTCATCGTCCGTACCGCTCGCTCGCTCTTCACCCGCGGTCTGACACACGGCTCGACCGGCAACCTGTCCCTCCGCCTGGCCGACGGTACCCTGCTCCTCACCCCCACCGGTTCCAGCCTCGGCACCGTCGAGGAAGCCGAGCTGTCCCGCACCGACCTGCACGGCAAGCACCTGGACGGCCCTCGGCCCACGAAGGAGGCGTTCCTGCACGCCGCCTTCTACCGGGCCCGCCCCGGCGCCCAGGCAGTCGTCCACCTGCACTCCACCCACGCCGCCGCCGTCTCCTGCCTCGACGACGTGAACCCTGCCGACGCGCTGCCCCCGCTCACCGCCTACTACGCCATGCGCGTCGGAAAGCTCCCCCTCCTCCCCTACCACGCCCCAGGTGACAGCAGCCTCGAACCGCTCGCCGAACGGACGGCCCGCACCCACCACGCCCTCCTCCTCGCCAACCACGGGCCCGTCATCGCCGGCACGTCGATGGAACAGGCCGCCGACGCGATCGAGGAGCTGGAGGAAACCGCCAAGTTGCACCTCCTCCTGCGAGGACACGCCACCCGCCCCCTCACCCCCGAGCAGGCTGCCGCGCTCGCGCCCCCATCCTCCTGA
- the rraA gene encoding ribonuclease E activity regulator RraA yields the protein MPETVTPVPTADLVDQYGTDLRVCDMQFRQFGAHRSFAGRVRTVSCHEDNGLLRDLLRTPGQGAVLVVDGGGSLRTALVGDLIAGAAQDNGWAGLVLHGAVRDSATLAGLRLGIKALGSIPRKSAKDSAGAIDVPVTIGGVTFRPGDILHADDDGIALLPEGTVN from the coding sequence ATGCCCGAGACAGTCACCCCCGTCCCCACGGCCGACCTCGTCGACCAGTACGGCACCGACCTGCGCGTCTGCGACATGCAGTTCCGCCAGTTCGGCGCCCACCGGAGCTTTGCCGGCCGCGTCCGGACCGTCTCCTGCCACGAGGACAACGGCCTCCTGCGCGACCTGCTGCGCACCCCGGGCCAAGGCGCCGTCCTCGTCGTCGACGGAGGCGGCTCCCTGCGCACCGCCCTGGTCGGCGACCTCATCGCCGGTGCCGCCCAGGACAACGGCTGGGCCGGCCTCGTCCTGCACGGCGCCGTCCGCGACAGCGCCACCCTGGCCGGCCTCCGGCTCGGCATCAAAGCGCTGGGCTCCATCCCCCGCAAGAGCGCCAAGGACTCCGCCGGAGCCATCGACGTGCCCGTCACCATCGGCGGAGTCACCTTCCGCCCCGGCGACATCCTGCACGCCGACGACGACGGCATCGCCCTCCTCCCCGAAGGCACGGTGAACTGA
- a CDS encoding DUF475 domain-containing protein — protein sequence MILKTFGWSFAVTALGLVAAIFYGGWAAFGVVAILSVLEISLSFDNAVVNAGILKKMNAFWQKIFLTIGILIAVFGMRLVFPVVIVAVSASLGPIEAVDLALTDKDRYQELVTDAHPSIAAFGGMFLLMIFLDFVFEDRDIKWLGWLERPLAKLGKVDMLSVCMALIVLLISAVTFASNAHQHGGAHVDKAETVLLAGIAGLITYMIVGGLSGYFEDKLEEEEEQVHEEEEKAAREGKPKSVIAVGGKAAFFMFLYLEVLDASFSFDGVIGAFAITNDIVLMALGLGIGAMYVRSLTVYLVREGTLDDYVYLEHGAHYAIGALAAVLLVTIQYEINEFITGMIGVVLIGASFWSSVRRNKRLPVAEGESEKDETEAAFTP from the coding sequence GTGATCCTGAAGACCTTCGGGTGGTCGTTCGCGGTCACCGCGCTCGGCCTGGTGGCCGCGATCTTCTACGGGGGGTGGGCCGCCTTCGGCGTGGTGGCGATCCTGTCCGTCCTGGAGATATCGCTGTCCTTCGACAACGCGGTGGTCAACGCCGGGATCCTGAAGAAGATGAATGCCTTCTGGCAGAAGATCTTCCTCACCATCGGCATCCTGATCGCCGTCTTCGGCATGCGCCTGGTCTTCCCGGTCGTCATCGTCGCCGTCAGCGCGTCGCTCGGGCCCATCGAGGCCGTCGACCTCGCCCTCACCGACAAGGACCGCTACCAGGAGCTGGTGACCGACGCCCATCCGTCGATCGCCGCCTTCGGTGGCATGTTCCTCCTCATGATCTTCCTGGACTTCGTCTTCGAGGACCGGGACATCAAGTGGCTGGGCTGGCTGGAGCGCCCGCTGGCCAAGCTGGGCAAGGTCGACATGCTGTCGGTCTGCATGGCGCTGATCGTCCTGCTGATCTCCGCCGTGACCTTCGCCTCCAACGCCCACCAGCACGGCGGCGCGCACGTGGACAAGGCGGAGACGGTCCTGCTGGCCGGCATCGCCGGTCTGATCACCTACATGATCGTGGGCGGACTCTCCGGCTACTTCGAGGACAAGCTCGAAGAGGAGGAGGAGCAGGTACACGAGGAGGAGGAGAAGGCCGCACGCGAGGGCAAGCCCAAGTCGGTGATCGCCGTGGGCGGCAAGGCAGCCTTCTTCATGTTCCTCTACCTCGAGGTCCTGGATGCTTCCTTCTCCTTCGACGGCGTCATCGGCGCCTTCGCCATCACCAACGACATCGTCCTGATGGCCCTTGGCCTCGGCATCGGCGCCATGTACGTGCGGTCCCTGACCGTCTACCTGGTCCGCGAGGGCACCCTCGACGACTACGTCTACCTGGAGCACGGCGCCCACTACGCCATCGGCGCCCTCGCCGCCGTCCTCCTGGTGACCATCCAGTACGAGATCAACGAGTTCATCACCGGCATGATCGGTGTGGTCCTGATCGGCGCCTCCTTCTGGTCCTCCGTCCGCCGCAACAAGCGCCTCCCCGTGGCCGAGGGTGAAAGCGAAAAGGACGAAACCGAAGCGGCTTTCACGCCATAA
- a CDS encoding transposase — protein sequence MTLRMLAERIEQLTARINEPNQRLTRLVEHHAPQLLVPVGIGPDSAVTLITMGDNPERLDSEASFGALCGVSPIEYSSGRRRTRRLNHGGDRQANAACTASSSPGHVTTRAPRRTTNAAPRRAGPAVRSDASSGMPPARSSTWSDRSPVPPRYRGV from the coding sequence ATGACGTTACGCATGCTCGCCGAGCGCATCGAACAGCTCACCGCGCGGATCAATGAGCCCAACCAACGCCTGACCCGGCTCGTCGAACACCACGCGCCGCAGCTGCTCGTACCGGTGGGCATCGGTCCGGACAGCGCCGTCACCCTGATCACCATGGGAGACAACCCCGAGCGGCTGGACAGCGAGGCGTCCTTTGGCGCCCTTTGCGGAGTCAGCCCCATCGAGTACTCCTCGGGGCGGCGGCGCACGCGCCGGCTCAACCACGGCGGTGACCGGCAGGCAAACGCCGCCTGCACCGCATCGTCTTCACCCGGCCACGTCACGACCCGCGCACCCAGGCGTACGACGAACGCCGCCCCCAGGAGGGCAGGACCCGCCGTGAGATCCGATGCCTCAAGCGGTATGCCGCCCGCGAGGTCTTCAACCTGGTCAGACCGGTCTCCCGTACCCCCGCGTTACAGGGGCGTCTGA
- a CDS encoding putative quinol monooxygenase, which translates to MTATPTGYVTVVWDAKAKAGREDDLRAFITAAVTPSRNDPGNIDYEAHEVEGRPGEFVIYERWETRAHLDAHLAAPRMRELVPQMLELIDGSIEDGIRLLRPFRPAH; encoded by the coding sequence ATGACCGCAACACCCACCGGCTACGTGACCGTCGTCTGGGACGCGAAGGCGAAGGCGGGCAGGGAGGACGACCTCAGGGCGTTCATCACCGCCGCCGTCACCCCCTCGCGCAACGACCCCGGAAACATCGACTACGAGGCTCACGAAGTCGAGGGCCGACCCGGCGAGTTCGTCATCTACGAACGCTGGGAGACCCGCGCCCACCTCGACGCCCACCTCGCCGCGCCCCGGATGCGGGAACTCGTCCCGCAGATGCTCGAACTGATCGACGGATCCATCGAGGACGGCATCCGCCTGCTGCGTCCGTTCCGCCCCGCTCACTAG
- a CDS encoding alpha/beta hydrolase, with product MPFVTTGDGVEIFYKDWGSGRPVMFHHGWPLSSDDWDAQLLFLVRRGYRVVAHDRRGHGRSAQVGHGHDMDRYAADAAAVVAHLGLRDVVHVGHCAGGGEVARYVARHGAGRVAKAVLIAAVPPLMVQTKSNPTGLPVEVFDGFREGVATDRSQFYLDIASGPFYGFNRPGADVSQGIIQNWWRQGMAGSAQAHHEGIRAFSETDFTDDLRAIDVPTLLLHGDDDQIVPIANSARPAVTLIEHADLKVYPGLSHGMCTVNADTVNADLLDFIRS from the coding sequence ATGCCGTTCGTCACCACCGGCGACGGAGTCGAGATCTTCTACAAGGACTGGGGCTCGGGCCGACCGGTCATGTTCCACCACGGCTGGCCGCTGAGCTCGGACGACTGGGACGCCCAGCTGCTGTTCCTCGTCCGGCGGGGCTACCGCGTCGTCGCCCACGACCGCCGCGGGCACGGACGCTCCGCCCAGGTCGGCCACGGGCACGACATGGACCGCTACGCGGCGGACGCCGCCGCCGTGGTGGCGCACCTCGGCCTGCGCGACGTCGTCCACGTCGGCCACTGCGCCGGTGGCGGGGAGGTCGCCCGGTACGTCGCCAGGCACGGTGCCGGCCGGGTTGCCAAGGCCGTCCTCATCGCAGCGGTCCCGCCGCTCATGGTCCAGACGAAATCCAACCCCACAGGGCTGCCGGTGGAGGTCTTCGACGGCTTCCGCGAGGGCGTGGCCACCGACCGCTCCCAGTTCTACCTCGACATCGCCTCCGGGCCGTTCTACGGGTTCAACCGTCCGGGCGCGGACGTCTCCCAGGGCATCATCCAGAACTGGTGGCGCCAGGGGATGGCCGGCAGCGCGCAGGCGCACCACGAGGGGATCAGAGCGTTCTCGGAGACGGACTTCACCGACGACCTCCGGGCGATCGACGTGCCCACGCTCCTCCTGCACGGCGACGACGACCAGATCGTCCCGATCGCCAACTCCGCCCGGCCGGCGGTCACGTTGATCGAGCACGCGGACCTGAAGGTCTACCCGGGCCTGTCGCACGGCATGTGCACCGTCAACGCCGACACCGTCAACGCAGACCTCCTCGACTTCATCAGGAGCTGA
- a CDS encoding LuxR family transcriptional regulator encodes MWAKSGTGTGVGPTGLVGREGELAELAAFLDMAGTDGAVLLLTGDPGVGKTALLDATAELAVAKGVRVVRGSGVEYETDISFAGLHQLVGSLPDELGRLPRSMREALEVALGLGAGPAPSRIAVLNAALSLFDEAAKERPLLLVVDDLHVVDQASRAAVGFVARRLEGRRIGLLGAQRADSGESLRSTGLPELQVAPLGDADALRLLSRRFAHLPRRVLSTVAHEAQGNPLALLEFAGSTGVSGDRHGRGTGWASGPGRDVRALYGARVGRLPRGTREVLLLAALEGSGDIGVLEAAGGPGSLEELAPAERDHLVMVTENGRAVRFRHPLVRSAVVDGSTGEQRRGAHRRLADALADQPERRGDHLARATTAPDEAVAAVVESAARSSLRRGDADGAIARLRRAAELSTDRADRRRRLSQAAYAAAWVTGRLEVSHEIMREVEGNPAARSLSAAATAGFLVLVTEGDADTAHALLMEAVEQAPVTPGPPHEELETALFTLTLVSQYSGRPEHWQPLVDVLARVPEAAPAAAASLGRVHHDLGSVTDGMLRRLDEEIARLRDQSDADVVVRTALTASYLDRLPGCREAVSRVIRDGGAVGSSMPALMFVALDDLHAGRWQASAGAADELIALSEETGYHLFAQVGHYVAAMAAAQRGALDACREHCEDIWGWSGPRGLRRLENCAHQAAARAALGAADFETAFRHATAICAPGVLPAFNPEAVWSAPDLVEAAVRSGRHAEARRHADALRDAGVGHLSSRFALSAATVTAMTSAAEDMVRCFEEALGLPGVEQWPFEAGRAHLAYGERLRRQGLNREARVQLAAARGRFEELGARSWEARAAAELRATGMTRTGRGKAGEALTPQELEVARLAATGLSNPQIASRLFLSPRTVSSHLYRVFPKLGITSRAGLRDALEALPPEPPATRL; translated from the coding sequence ATGTGGGCGAAGTCAGGGACAGGCACGGGCGTCGGCCCGACCGGGCTGGTCGGCCGGGAGGGCGAGCTCGCCGAGCTGGCGGCGTTCCTGGACATGGCCGGGACGGACGGAGCTGTTCTGCTGCTCACCGGTGATCCGGGCGTGGGGAAGACGGCACTCCTGGACGCGACCGCCGAGCTGGCGGTGGCGAAGGGAGTGCGGGTCGTCCGCGGGAGCGGTGTCGAGTACGAGACGGACATCAGCTTCGCGGGGCTCCATCAGCTCGTCGGCTCGCTGCCGGACGAGCTCGGTCGTCTGCCGCGTTCCATGCGGGAGGCCCTCGAGGTCGCCCTCGGTCTCGGCGCCGGTCCCGCGCCGAGCCGGATCGCCGTCCTGAACGCGGCACTGTCCCTGTTCGACGAGGCCGCGAAGGAGCGGCCGTTGCTCCTCGTGGTCGATGACCTTCATGTCGTCGACCAGGCGAGCCGGGCCGCGGTGGGTTTCGTCGCCAGAAGACTGGAGGGCCGCCGCATCGGGCTGCTCGGAGCGCAGCGGGCGGACTCCGGCGAATCCCTCCGGTCCACCGGTCTGCCGGAGCTTCAGGTCGCGCCGCTGGGTGACGCGGACGCCCTGCGGCTGCTGTCCCGACGCTTTGCTCACCTTCCCCGCCGGGTCCTTTCGACCGTGGCCCACGAGGCGCAGGGAAATCCCCTGGCGCTGCTCGAGTTCGCCGGGTCCACCGGGGTGTCCGGCGACCGGCACGGCCGAGGGACGGGGTGGGCGAGCGGCCCGGGGCGGGATGTCCGCGCTCTGTACGGCGCCCGCGTCGGACGACTGCCGCGGGGAACGCGTGAGGTACTGCTGCTCGCGGCTCTTGAGGGCTCCGGCGACATCGGCGTCCTCGAGGCGGCCGGCGGACCGGGCAGCCTCGAGGAACTCGCTCCCGCGGAGCGTGACCACCTGGTCATGGTCACGGAGAACGGCCGCGCGGTGCGCTTCAGGCATCCGCTGGTCAGGTCCGCGGTGGTCGACGGTTCCACCGGTGAACAGCGGCGCGGCGCCCACCGCCGGCTGGCCGACGCGCTGGCCGACCAGCCCGAGCGGCGCGGTGATCACCTCGCGAGAGCCACGACGGCGCCCGACGAGGCGGTCGCCGCCGTGGTGGAGTCGGCGGCCCGGAGCAGCCTGCGGCGCGGTGACGCCGACGGCGCGATCGCGAGATTGCGGCGCGCGGCCGAGCTGAGCACCGACCGAGCGGACCGCAGGCGCCGCCTGTCGCAGGCCGCCTATGCCGCCGCCTGGGTCACAGGCCGTCTGGAGGTCAGCCACGAGATCATGCGTGAGGTCGAGGGCAATCCGGCGGCCCGGTCGCTCTCGGCGGCCGCGACGGCCGGCTTCCTGGTGCTCGTCACGGAAGGCGACGCCGATACGGCCCACGCACTCCTGATGGAGGCGGTCGAGCAGGCCCCGGTGACGCCCGGACCGCCGCACGAGGAGCTGGAGACCGCGCTGTTCACCCTCACCCTCGTCAGCCAGTACTCGGGCCGGCCCGAGCACTGGCAGCCTCTGGTCGACGTGCTCGCCCGGGTCCCCGAGGCGGCGCCCGCCGCCGCGGCGTCGCTGGGGCGCGTCCACCACGACCTCGGCTCCGTCACCGACGGCATGCTGCGCCGCCTGGACGAGGAGATCGCGCGGCTGAGGGACCAGAGTGACGCCGACGTGGTCGTCCGCACCGCCCTGACCGCCTCGTACCTCGACCGGCTTCCGGGCTGTCGCGAGGCCGTGTCCCGGGTCATACGCGACGGCGGCGCGGTGGGATCGAGCATGCCGGCCCTGATGTTCGTCGCCCTGGACGACCTGCACGCCGGCCGGTGGCAGGCGTCGGCCGGCGCCGCGGACGAGCTCATCGCACTGTCCGAGGAGACGGGGTACCACCTGTTCGCCCAGGTGGGGCATTACGTCGCTGCAATGGCCGCGGCCCAGCGCGGCGCCCTCGACGCGTGCCGGGAGCACTGCGAGGACATCTGGGGGTGGTCGGGTCCCAGGGGCCTGCGGCGGCTGGAGAACTGCGCCCACCAGGCGGCGGCCCGGGCGGCCCTCGGCGCCGCCGACTTCGAGACGGCGTTCCGGCACGCCACGGCGATCTGCGCCCCGGGTGTGCTGCCGGCGTTCAACCCCGAGGCCGTGTGGTCCGCGCCGGACCTCGTCGAGGCCGCCGTGCGCTCCGGGCGGCACGCGGAGGCGCGACGGCACGCGGACGCGCTGCGCGACGCCGGTGTCGGTCACCTCTCGTCGCGGTTCGCGCTGAGCGCGGCCACGGTCACGGCGATGACATCGGCTGCCGAGGACATGGTCCGGTGCTTCGAGGAGGCGCTCGGGCTGCCGGGCGTCGAGCAGTGGCCCTTCGAGGCCGGCCGTGCTCATCTGGCGTACGGCGAGAGGCTGCGCCGTCAGGGGCTCAACCGCGAGGCCCGGGTGCAGCTGGCCGCCGCCCGCGGCCGCTTCGAGGAGCTCGGAGCGCGTTCGTGGGAGGCCCGGGCCGCGGCGGAGCTCCGCGCCACCGGGATGACGCGGACCGGCCGGGGCAAGGCCGGCGAGGCCCTCACCCCGCAGGAGCTGGAGGTCGCCAGGCTGGCGGCGACGGGGCTGTCGAACCCGCAGATCGCGTCGCGTCTGTTCCTTTCGCCGCGGACCGTGTCGTCGCATCTCTACCGTGTGTTCCCGAAGCTGGGGATCACGTCGCGGGCCGGGCTCCGCGACGCTCTGGAGGCGCTGCCTCCCGAGCCTCCGGCCACCCGGCTGTGA
- a CDS encoding low temperature requirement protein A, which yields MTNSPTPPPVCSAAPAHHRPLRRLTARGRDETHRGVSSLELFFDLCFIVAMAQAGAQLVHAMVEGHTGEGILNYLMIFFAIWWAWMNFTWFASAYDNDDVLYRIVTLIQIAGVLVLTAGVSQAFEEHAYLVVVLGYVIMRLAMTAQWLRVAWSSQGSERTMARRYAIGLCQIGWLGLLALPEAGRPWVFLVMAPLEMAVPLYAERAHPTPWHPRHIAERYGLLTLIVLGETIAAATVAVKSGIGEHEALGELLPIAAGGLLIIFAAWWVYFAVPIHGHLRSSRQSFLWGYGHYLIFVSGAAIGVGLEVAVEQAVGRTHLSTLSASAAVTLPTALFLLTVWALHSRFYKVGIAQQSVLPATALLVVVCTFLGHWAVLAAGLVAALAVAAGVTLTTLGASPERGRGEEGAAVPVL from the coding sequence ATGACGAACAGCCCGACTCCGCCGCCGGTGTGCTCCGCGGCGCCCGCACACCACAGACCACTGCGCAGGCTCACGGCGCGAGGCCGCGACGAGACCCACCGCGGCGTCTCCTCACTGGAGCTCTTCTTCGACCTGTGCTTCATCGTGGCCATGGCCCAGGCAGGCGCCCAGCTGGTGCACGCCATGGTCGAGGGACACACGGGCGAGGGGATCCTCAACTACTTGATGATCTTCTTCGCCATCTGGTGGGCGTGGATGAACTTCACGTGGTTCGCCTCGGCCTACGACAACGACGACGTGCTGTACCGGATCGTCACGCTGATCCAGATAGCCGGCGTGCTCGTCCTGACGGCGGGCGTCTCCCAGGCGTTCGAGGAACACGCGTACCTGGTCGTCGTCCTGGGCTATGTGATCATGCGGCTCGCCATGACGGCGCAGTGGCTGCGCGTGGCGTGGTCGAGCCAGGGCTCCGAGCGGACGATGGCGCGGCGGTACGCCATCGGGCTGTGCCAGATCGGCTGGCTGGGGCTGCTGGCCCTGCCGGAGGCCGGCCGCCCGTGGGTCTTCCTGGTGATGGCGCCACTGGAGATGGCCGTACCGCTGTACGCGGAGCGGGCCCACCCCACGCCGTGGCACCCCCGCCACATCGCCGAACGGTACGGGCTGCTCACGCTCATCGTGCTCGGCGAGACCATCGCGGCGGCCACCGTCGCCGTGAAGTCGGGGATCGGCGAGCACGAGGCCCTGGGTGAGTTGCTGCCCATCGCCGCCGGCGGACTGCTGATCATCTTCGCCGCCTGGTGGGTGTACTTCGCGGTCCCCATCCACGGGCACCTCCGGTCCAGCCGGCAGTCCTTCCTCTGGGGCTACGGTCATTACCTGATCTTCGTCTCGGGTGCCGCGATCGGGGTCGGCCTGGAGGTGGCGGTGGAGCAGGCGGTGGGCAGGACGCACCTTTCGACGCTGTCGGCGTCGGCGGCGGTGACGCTGCCGACAGCGCTGTTCCTGCTCACGGTATGGGCGCTGCACTCGCGCTTCTACAAGGTGGGGATCGCCCAGCAGTCGGTGCTGCCGGCCACGGCGCTGCTGGTGGTCGTCTGTACGTTCCTGGGTCACTGGGCGGTGCTCGCGGCGGGACTGGTGGCGGCGCTGGCGGTGGCAGCCGGGGTGACGCTGACGACGCTCGGGGCGAGCCCGGAGCGCGGGAGGGGCGAGGAAGGCGCCGCGGTGCCAGTTCTGTGA
- a CDS encoding aldehyde dehydrogenase family protein, whose protein sequence is MNTIAQHWINGQWTGSGSVLESINPADGTVVGSFYDGGEAEASAAVDAAAAAFEATEWARTPSLRATALSRLADALEARVPEVAAMLSRENGKLLGETTWEVSGAVGWLRYAAASARTQTAGRAAETAPGQYTHSVPEPLGVAGIISPWNSPVMLTVRALGPALAAGCTVVVKLPAQTALTNELFAQVLASVPEIPAGVVSVFTESGNTGAPFLVSSDKVAVINYTGSTPVGRRIAAAASTTLKRLGLELGGKAPMVILPDADLDMVIPTVVQSLVLMNGQFCCTGSRVLVHRDIADQVRTRLTHALAQVRLGSGDDEKAQLGPVIDRASAQRVDAIVEEATSYGTVLLRGGVVTDGPLAAGAFYRPSLVEVDRTDVRIVQEEVFGPVQTFEIFDDEDDAVTKANATIYGLAASVFSSDSMKARRIARRIRTGTVWINTWGAISEDFEEGGVKGSGYGYLCGPRAIEEFQALKVYVEQDHTQSAH, encoded by the coding sequence ATGAACACCATCGCGCAGCACTGGATCAACGGACAGTGGACCGGCTCCGGCTCGGTTCTGGAATCGATCAACCCGGCCGACGGCACCGTCGTCGGCTCGTTCTACGACGGTGGCGAGGCGGAGGCCTCGGCCGCCGTGGACGCAGCCGCCGCCGCGTTCGAGGCCACCGAATGGGCGCGCACTCCCTCGCTCCGGGCGACCGCGCTCAGCCGGCTGGCCGACGCCCTCGAGGCCCGGGTGCCCGAGGTCGCGGCCATGTTGTCCCGGGAGAACGGCAAGCTGCTGGGTGAGACCACGTGGGAGGTCAGCGGTGCAGTCGGGTGGCTGCGGTACGCGGCGGCCTCTGCGCGCACCCAGACCGCCGGGCGTGCCGCCGAGACGGCACCCGGCCAGTACACCCACTCGGTGCCCGAGCCGCTCGGTGTCGCCGGGATCATTTCTCCCTGGAACTCCCCCGTCATGCTGACCGTGCGGGCACTGGGCCCGGCGCTGGCCGCCGGCTGCACCGTCGTGGTCAAACTTCCGGCTCAGACGGCACTGACCAATGAGCTTTTCGCGCAGGTCCTGGCCTCGGTCCCGGAGATCCCGGCGGGCGTGGTCAGCGTGTTCACCGAGTCCGGCAACACCGGGGCCCCGTTCCTGGTCTCCTCGGACAAGGTCGCCGTGATCAACTACACCGGCAGTACGCCGGTCGGCCGCCGTATCGCGGCCGCGGCCTCCACCACGCTCAAGCGGCTCGGTCTGGAACTGGGCGGCAAGGCGCCGATGGTGATCCTTCCCGACGCCGATCTGGACATGGTGATCCCGACCGTCGTGCAGTCGCTGGTGCTGATGAACGGGCAGTTCTGCTGCACCGGCTCCCGCGTACTGGTTCACCGGGACATCGCCGACCAGGTGCGCACCCGGCTCACCCACGCGCTCGCGCAGGTGCGGCTCGGGTCGGGCGACGACGAGAAGGCCCAGCTCGGCCCGGTGATCGACCGGGCGTCCGCCCAGCGGGTGGACGCGATCGTCGAGGAAGCCACCTCGTACGGCACGGTACTGCTGCGCGGCGGTGTGGTCACCGACGGCCCGCTGGCCGCCGGCGCGTTCTACCGGCCGAGCCTGGTCGAGGTGGACCGCACCGACGTCCGGATCGTGCAGGAAGAGGTCTTCGGTCCGGTCCAGACGTTCGAGATCTTCGACGACGAGGACGACGCCGTGACCAAGGCGAACGCCACCATCTACGGCCTGGCCGCCTCGGTGTTCAGCTCGGACTCGATGAAGGCCCGCCGGATCGCCCGGCGCATCCGCACCGGCACGGTATGGATCAACACCTGGGGAGCCATCAGCGAGGACTTCGAGGAGGGCGGCGTCAAGGGAAGCGGCTACGGCTACCTGTGCGGCCCGCGGGCGATCGAGGAGTTCCAGGCCCTCAAGGTGTACGTGGAGCAGGACCACACCCAGTCCGCTCACTGA